The following are from one region of the Denitrobacterium detoxificans genome:
- a CDS encoding alcohol dehydrogenase catalytic domain-containing protein — MLNCVYRLVSPRTIEPVQVDVAVGPEDVVVRPTHLSICNADQRYFQGRRSARAMAKKLPMALIHEGIGRVAWSADGVFEPGQRVVMLPNNPVETDDVIKENYLRSSQFCGSGYDGFMQELVVLPASRVIALPDSISDEVAAFTELVSVAVHAVSRFGEIAHVRRETVGVWGDGNVGFIVSLVLRSMYPNMNIVVFGRNAYKLADFTFVDQTFLTTDAAHAPLIDHAFECCGGDGAASAIGQIIDTIKPEGTISLMGVSENPVPVNTRMVLEKGLRMFGSSRSGRLDFERTLQLYREHPQIASYLESLVGSVNDVASIRDIAHAFDADARKPMGKTIMRWNM; from the coding sequence ATGCTTAATTGCGTGTATCGCCTGGTTTCGCCGCGCACCATCGAGCCCGTGCAGGTCGATGTGGCGGTTGGCCCCGAAGATGTCGTCGTGCGCCCCACGCACCTTTCCATCTGTAACGCCGATCAGCGTTACTTCCAGGGGCGTCGCTCCGCGCGTGCCATGGCCAAGAAGCTGCCTATGGCGCTTATCCACGAGGGCATTGGACGCGTGGCCTGGAGCGCCGATGGCGTATTTGAACCTGGTCAGCGTGTGGTCATGCTGCCGAACAATCCCGTGGAGACCGATGACGTCATCAAGGAGAACTACCTGCGCAGTAGCCAGTTCTGCGGCAGCGGCTACGATGGCTTCATGCAAGAGCTGGTAGTCCTGCCTGCTTCCCGCGTCATTGCTCTGCCCGATTCCATCTCCGATGAAGTGGCGGCGTTTACCGAGCTGGTGAGCGTTGCCGTTCATGCGGTGTCGCGGTTTGGCGAAATTGCCCACGTGCGCCGCGAAACGGTGGGCGTATGGGGCGATGGCAACGTGGGATTCATCGTGTCTCTCGTCTTGCGTTCCATGTACCCCAACATGAACATCGTGGTGTTTGGGCGCAATGCCTACAAGCTTGCCGACTTTACGTTCGTGGACCAGACGTTTCTTACCACCGATGCGGCGCATGCGCCGCTCATCGACCACGCTTTCGAGTGCTGCGGCGGTGATGGGGCAGCGTCGGCCATTGGGCAGATCATCGATACCATCAAGCCCGAGGGAACCATTTCCCTCATGGGCGTTTCCGAGAACCCCGTTCCCGTGAATACGCGCATGGTGCTGGAAAAGGGACTGCGCATGTTTGGCAGCAGCCGAAGCGGTCGCCTGGATTTCGAGCGCACGCTGCAGCTGTACCGCGAGCATCCGCAGATTGCCAGCTATCTGGAGTCCCTGGTGGGTTCGGTAAACGACGTCGCTTCCATTCGCGATATCGCGCACGCGTTCGACGCCGATGCACGTAAGCCCATGGGCAAGACCATCATGCGTTGGAACATGTAG
- a CDS encoding ABC transporter ATP-binding protein: protein MPSSAEEKLHQVRLVRDAHKTTSDETAIRFEHVTKQYKLYKNERSRFLGIFNTKSRSLVGVVNANDDLSFEVKKGEAVALVGRNGAGKSTALKMITGVSHPTSGIITVNGRVSALLELNAGFDGQLTGRENLALRSQVLGMTKAEFHEVEEQIVEFAELGIYIDQPMKMYSSGMKARLGFALAATIEPDILVVDEALSVGDRKFRAKCIERMSDIMSNKDVTIMFVTHESKAAQEFCTRGIVLEQGKMMYDGDIEDAVDYYNNEIIQLPDNGKSAPNASA from the coding sequence ATGCCCTCTAGCGCCGAGGAAAAGCTTCATCAGGTGCGCCTCGTACGCGATGCGCACAAGACCACCAGCGACGAGACTGCTATCCGCTTCGAGCACGTTACCAAGCAGTACAAGCTGTACAAGAACGAACGCAGCCGCTTCCTGGGTATCTTCAATACGAAGTCACGCTCCCTGGTAGGCGTGGTGAATGCTAACGACGATTTGTCCTTCGAGGTGAAGAAGGGCGAGGCCGTAGCGTTGGTGGGTCGCAATGGTGCTGGCAAGTCCACCGCCCTGAAGATGATTACGGGCGTAAGCCATCCCACAAGTGGCATCATTACCGTGAATGGCAGGGTAAGCGCCCTGCTCGAGCTGAACGCTGGCTTCGATGGTCAGCTTACGGGTCGTGAGAACCTGGCGCTTCGCAGCCAGGTGCTCGGCATGACCAAGGCGGAGTTCCACGAGGTGGAAGAGCAAATCGTCGAGTTCGCCGAACTGGGCATCTACATTGACCAGCCCATGAAGATGTACTCGAGCGGCATGAAGGCCCGCCTGGGCTTCGCGTTGGCTGCCACTATCGAACCCGACATCCTCGTAGTCGACGAGGCGCTTTCCGTGGGCGATCGCAAGTTCCGCGCGAAGTGCATCGAGCGCATGTCCGACATCATGTCGAACAAAGATGTGACCATCATGTTCGTGACGCACGAGTCTAAGGCCGCCCAGGAATTCTGCACGAGGGGCATTGTTCTGGAACAGGGCAAAATGATGTACGATGGTGACATCGAGGACGCTGTCGATTACTACAACAACGAAATCATTCAGCTGCCCGACAATGGCAAAAGCGCGCCAAACGCATCAGCGTAA
- a CDS encoding Crp/Fnr family transcriptional regulator, with translation MNETPALRRTELFGSTSEEDIDSMLGCLGSHMKTYRSGEYVFHMGDMTSEIGLVLEGSVYIENVDIWGDARVMRTCSTGELFCEEQAAIPNEPLMVDVIAQEDSRIMFLNASKVLSTCPHACPHHRHLSLKLTTMIARRSLGLSQQLFHTTPKSIRGKLLSYLSHESERAGSNEFDIPFNRQQLANYLGVDRSAMSNEISKMRDDGILESKRSHFKLNERAFQ, from the coding sequence ATGAATGAAACGCCCGCGCTCAGACGCACCGAGCTCTTTGGAAGCACGAGCGAAGAGGACATCGATTCGATGCTGGGATGCCTGGGATCCCACATGAAAACCTACCGAAGCGGCGAATACGTATTCCACATGGGCGACATGACGTCCGAAATCGGGCTCGTGCTAGAAGGCAGCGTCTACATCGAGAACGTGGACATATGGGGTGACGCGCGCGTTATGCGCACCTGCTCGACCGGCGAGCTGTTCTGCGAAGAACAGGCGGCCATACCCAACGAACCCCTTATGGTGGACGTCATCGCGCAGGAAGACTCGCGCATCATGTTCCTCAATGCGAGCAAGGTGCTCTCCACCTGCCCCCACGCGTGTCCACACCACCGTCATCTCTCGCTGAAGCTCACCACGATGATCGCCCGACGCAGCCTGGGGCTTTCCCAGCAGCTGTTCCACACCACCCCAAAGTCCATTCGCGGCAAGCTGCTCTCGTATCTTTCGCATGAGTCGGAACGCGCGGGAAGCAACGAGTTCGACATCCCGTTCAACCGCCAGCAGCTCGCGAACTACCTGGGAGTCGACAGAAGCGCCATGTCGAACGAGATTTCGAAAATGCGCGACGACGGCATCCTGGAATCGAAGCGCAGCCACTTCAAGCTCAACGAACGCGCCTTCCAGTAA
- a CDS encoding LysR family transcriptional regulator: MRTTQLEYFKSVARTLSFTRASEECHVAQPAISQQIKALEDELGFPLFVRSTKGVQLTAAGRAYYHDTLGVIDALDKSAKRARAIAEGSAGVLTVGVANSGQTAYFDALRGFMASYPEVELRLARSRSLTQLQELHDGVYDIMVTAVSESAKAVSYAAVEVNELCIVASANHPLANAKGLVPSDLLSFPHIIADCENQALVYQTYPYLEGSPETPLVRAEDQDIALADMIMGLGVEAMPVHVAQDLGADSCILDVVGYHASLAVGWAYLASNDNPALAKFLEFLN, from the coding sequence ATGAGGACAACGCAGCTTGAGTACTTCAAGTCGGTGGCTCGTACGCTCAGCTTCACGCGTGCGTCGGAAGAATGCCATGTTGCGCAGCCGGCCATTAGCCAGCAGATCAAGGCGCTCGAGGACGAACTTGGGTTTCCGCTGTTCGTGCGCTCCACGAAGGGCGTGCAGCTAACGGCAGCAGGTAGGGCATACTACCACGATACGCTGGGCGTTATCGATGCACTCGACAAGTCGGCCAAGCGTGCGCGTGCCATCGCGGAGGGCTCTGCGGGCGTGCTTACGGTGGGCGTGGCCAATTCCGGCCAGACGGCTTACTTCGATGCCCTTCGCGGCTTTATGGCCAGCTATCCCGAAGTCGAGCTGCGTCTGGCTCGCTCGCGTTCCCTTACGCAGCTTCAGGAGCTGCATGATGGCGTCTACGACATCATGGTTACTGCGGTGAGCGAAAGTGCGAAGGCAGTTTCCTATGCCGCGGTAGAGGTGAACGAGCTGTGCATCGTAGCGAGCGCCAATCATCCCCTTGCCAACGCGAAGGGGCTCGTTCCTTCCGATTTGCTTTCCTTTCCGCACATCATCGCCGATTGCGAGAACCAGGCTCTCGTGTACCAAACGTATCCGTATCTGGAAGGCTCTCCGGAAACGCCGCTCGTGCGCGCCGAAGACCAGGACATCGCCCTGGCAGACATGATCATGGGCTTGGGCGTGGAGGCTATGCCCGTTCATGTGGCCCAGGATCTGGGAGCTGATTCCTGCATTCTGGATGTCGTGGGGTATCATGCGAGCCTTGCCGTGGGATGGGCGTATCTTGCGAGCAACGACAACCCTGCGCTCGCCAAATTTCTCGAGTTCTTGAACTAG
- a CDS encoding LCP family protein, giving the protein MKRNVAKALALALALCLGVFGLSGCFCSKQETTQEEPTSNVSDSKPEVVVPTEPFYVLVVGDDSRTGTIEAEKENQSDTVMLVRVDPTTYHITIVSIPRDTTTNINGTDTKFDQAYQYYGIEGTVQAAEDLTGVKISYYLDMGFVGFVDFVNDIDGVDVTVPMTISLTDIITGKKITVEEGDQHLNGNEALVYARVRKAYGDDMEAIRQTQDRQVLQKLITKVSQMPADQASAVVPVFVSALTNTNMDSEVLAKLVENFCNNSGSITFDSTSGPYQGSIVNDIWLIPRDEEAWAELMAVVDAGGDPATVIAPKNVN; this is encoded by the coding sequence ATGAAGAGGAATGTTGCGAAAGCGCTAGCGCTTGCCCTGGCTCTGTGCCTTGGCGTGTTTGGCCTGTCGGGGTGCTTCTGCTCGAAGCAGGAGACCACTCAGGAAGAACCGACCTCGAATGTGTCGGATAGCAAGCCCGAAGTGGTTGTTCCCACCGAACCGTTCTACGTGCTCGTGGTGGGCGACGATAGCCGCACGGGTACCATCGAGGCGGAGAAGGAGAACCAGTCCGATACCGTCATGCTGGTGCGCGTCGACCCCACGACGTACCACATCACCATCGTTTCCATTCCGCGCGATACCACCACGAACATCAACGGCACCGACACGAAGTTCGACCAGGCGTATCAGTATTACGGCATCGAGGGTACCGTTCAGGCCGCCGAGGACCTTACGGGCGTGAAGATCTCGTACTACCTCGACATGGGTTTCGTGGGCTTCGTCGACTTCGTTAACGACATCGACGGCGTCGACGTTACTGTGCCTATGACCATTTCCCTCACCGACATCATCACGGGCAAGAAGATCACCGTCGAAGAGGGCGATCAGCATCTGAACGGCAACGAGGCCCTGGTGTACGCTCGCGTGCGCAAGGCGTACGGCGACGACATGGAGGCCATTCGCCAGACGCAGGATCGTCAGGTTCTGCAGAAGCTCATTACCAAGGTGAGCCAGATGCCCGCCGACCAGGCGAGTGCCGTCGTGCCCGTGTTCGTTTCCGCGCTCACCAATACCAACATGGATTCTGAAGTGCTCGCGAAGCTCGTCGAGAACTTCTGCAATAACAGTGGCTCCATCACGTTCGATTCCACGAGCGGTCCGTATCAGGGCAGCATCGTGAACGACATCTGGCTTATCCCGCGCGACGAGGAAGCGTGGGCCGAGCTCATGGCCGTGGTGGATGCCGGCGGCGATCCTGCCACCGTTATCGCCCCCAAGAACGTCAACTAA
- a CDS encoding LCP family protein yields the protein MSRKKKDYNVPRGANRMQGNPYAQNPYGGYGNGAYGANGGYSAYQNGGYAQPHQAYGRPVNAQTPYSQNPYGQPQYGRNPYTNNTQGQPYDYASSARRQNAQQGQYNPYTRQAQQNAYQAAMGGAPQNAYNYQGYSRAAQDQPVHGRHAKGAGEAYGSHASMPSATGAIGKRKMKRGKKIALIILGVILALLLVVGAAFAWYMSSIDSAMKLDDADGVNAALTDTAMDEPFYVLLLGSDSREGSSTESYNTTNASDVIILARVDTTNKQVTLVSIPRDTAWTDSSGNTVKLDQAYQEGGAATSIKAVEGITGVKISHYAEIRFAEFEELIDSLGGIDVNVPTTVSYADALTGEQVTVEAGEQTLNGQEALIFARARHDYASDEESNRQKAVRQIVGAIVTKIQSKSATELPGTIMKIASCVGTDLNSQELLQLALAFNGGVTMYSGSGPSAGDYDSAMGGLWFCYDDPTGWSKLMQVVNSGGDPSSVSYSGDVVTLPGSTEEVTVS from the coding sequence GTGAGTCGCAAGAAGAAAGATTACAACGTGCCGCGTGGCGCCAATCGAATGCAGGGCAATCCCTACGCCCAGAATCCCTATGGCGGGTACGGTAATGGGGCGTACGGCGCGAATGGTGGCTATTCCGCGTATCAGAATGGCGGATATGCCCAACCGCATCAGGCGTACGGTCGCCCGGTGAATGCCCAGACCCCGTATTCCCAGAACCCGTACGGTCAGCCTCAGTACGGCAGGAACCCGTATACGAATAACACGCAGGGCCAGCCTTACGACTACGCTTCCAGCGCACGTCGTCAGAATGCCCAGCAGGGTCAGTACAACCCCTATACGCGCCAGGCCCAGCAGAACGCCTATCAGGCGGCCATGGGTGGCGCTCCCCAGAACGCATATAACTACCAGGGCTATTCCCGGGCCGCACAAGATCAGCCCGTCCACGGCCGGCATGCCAAGGGCGCAGGCGAGGCATATGGCTCCCATGCCAGCATGCCCTCTGCCACGGGTGCCATTGGCAAGCGCAAGATGAAGCGCGGTAAGAAGATCGCCCTCATCATTCTGGGCGTCATCTTGGCTCTCTTGCTGGTTGTGGGGGCGGCATTCGCTTGGTACATGAGCTCCATCGATAGCGCCATGAAGCTCGATGACGCCGATGGCGTCAACGCCGCGCTTACCGACACGGCCATGGATGAGCCCTTCTACGTGCTCCTTCTGGGCAGCGATTCGCGCGAAGGCTCGTCCACGGAATCGTATAACACCACCAACGCGTCCGACGTGATCATTCTGGCGCGTGTGGATACCACGAACAAGCAGGTCACGCTCGTGTCCATTCCGCGCGATACGGCATGGACGGATAGTTCGGGCAACACCGTGAAGCTCGACCAGGCCTACCAGGAAGGTGGCGCCGCTACGAGCATCAAGGCGGTTGAGGGCATTACCGGCGTGAAGATCAGCCATTATGCCGAGATTCGTTTTGCCGAGTTCGAGGAGCTCATCGATTCCCTTGGCGGCATCGACGTGAACGTGCCCACTACCGTTTCCTACGCCGACGCGCTTACGGGCGAGCAGGTCACGGTGGAGGCTGGCGAGCAGACGCTCAACGGGCAGGAAGCGCTCATCTTCGCGCGCGCCCGTCACGATTACGCCTCCGACGAGGAATCGAACAGGCAGAAGGCCGTTCGTCAGATCGTGGGCGCCATCGTCACGAAGATCCAGTCGAAGTCGGCTACCGAGCTCCCCGGCACCATCATGAAGATTGCCTCGTGCGTGGGAACCGACCTCAATAGCCAGGAACTGCTTCAGCTTGCCCTGGCGTTCAATGGCGGCGTTACCATGTACAGCGGAAGCGGCCCCTCGGCGGGCGATTATGATTCCGCCATGGGTGGCCTGTGGTTCTGCTACGATGACCCCACAGGGTGGTCGAAGCTCATGCAAGTCGTGAACTCGGGAGGCGATCCCTCTTCCGTAAGCTATTCGGGCGACGTGGTTACGCTGCCGGGCTCTACGGAGGAAGTGACGGTCTCCTAA
- a CDS encoding FAD-dependent oxidoreductase — translation MAEISRRNFLTGAGLALAGIAGAGALSGCAQSKGSADKAASAETSEIKTADETRDADIVIVGSGACGCFAAYEAAKQGVKNILVVTKSGNATDSNFNEISGTCAVETEGTRSIGQTFTLVDLYKHMIAYAHWTVNAKLLRKCTMLLTEDIDILTKMGVETQILGDRYNVGFTDVHGFMTPDKGQPIEQYLTGEGVEFLYGAPATHILMEDGVAKGVQCEQKGKVINVNAKAVLVCTGGYMANEEMLTEIYGGVEIANMGSKNNTGDGQKMVLEAGGMEDRIHGLGMNDIYGMNKKSTLSVFNANPLMQLAFYGGLVTDPSGKRFLDEYMLAQQPMSGGGEATLHQKRYYAIFSGNVVDSMATQSYYASIGSPAVWTSAMTMFNAPIPDLENNLKKGKDEGWIYEGKTIDELAKAAGLIDLPETVKSYDAMVAAKDDTEFYKREEFLWPVEDGSSVYYAFEYNPSAFNTFGGARTDDDCRVLDVDLEPIPGLYVGGVENGSLFCTPYYDCGGSCSGLSMASGRIAAQHMAEYIKQA, via the coding sequence ATGGCTGAAATCTCACGCCGTAATTTTCTGACGGGTGCGGGCCTTGCGCTTGCCGGCATCGCGGGAGCGGGTGCGCTTTCTGGGTGCGCTCAATCCAAGGGCTCTGCCGATAAGGCGGCTTCCGCCGAAACGAGCGAAATCAAGACGGCTGACGAAACGCGCGACGCCGATATCGTTATCGTGGGCTCTGGCGCCTGCGGTTGTTTTGCCGCATACGAGGCCGCAAAGCAGGGCGTGAAGAACATCCTGGTCGTTACCAAGTCGGGCAACGCAACCGACTCTAACTTCAACGAGATCAGCGGCACGTGCGCCGTCGAGACCGAGGGCACGCGTTCGATTGGCCAGACGTTCACGCTCGTCGACCTGTACAAGCACATGATCGCCTATGCCCATTGGACGGTGAATGCCAAGCTGCTGCGCAAGTGCACCATGCTGCTGACGGAAGATATCGACATTCTTACGAAGATGGGCGTCGAAACGCAGATCTTGGGCGATCGCTACAACGTTGGTTTTACCGACGTGCATGGCTTCATGACTCCCGATAAGGGCCAGCCCATCGAGCAGTACCTTACGGGCGAGGGCGTTGAGTTCCTGTATGGCGCTCCCGCAACGCACATCCTCATGGAGGACGGCGTGGCCAAGGGCGTGCAGTGCGAGCAAAAGGGCAAGGTCATCAACGTGAATGCCAAGGCCGTGCTCGTGTGCACGGGTGGCTACATGGCCAACGAGGAAATGCTCACTGAGATCTACGGCGGTGTCGAAATCGCCAACATGGGTTCGAAGAACAACACGGGCGACGGCCAGAAGATGGTGCTCGAGGCTGGCGGTATGGAAGATCGCATCCATGGCCTGGGCATGAACGACATCTACGGCATGAACAAGAAGTCGACGCTTTCCGTGTTCAACGCTAACCCCCTCATGCAGCTTGCCTTCTATGGTGGTCTGGTAACCGATCCTTCTGGTAAGCGCTTCCTGGACGAGTACATGCTGGCTCAGCAGCCCATGAGCGGTGGCGGCGAGGCCACGCTGCATCAGAAGCGCTACTACGCCATCTTCTCGGGCAACGTGGTGGATTCCATGGCAACCCAGAGCTACTACGCTTCCATTGGCTCTCCTGCCGTATGGACGTCTGCCATGACCATGTTCAATGCTCCCATCCCCGACCTGGAGAACAACCTGAAGAAGGGCAAGGACGAAGGCTGGATCTACGAAGGCAAGACCATTGACGAGCTGGCCAAGGCTGCGGGCCTGATCGACCTGCCTGAAACGGTGAAGAGCTACGATGCCATGGTTGCCGCCAAGGACGATACCGAGTTCTACAAGCGCGAAGAGTTCCTGTGGCCCGTGGAAGATGGCTCCAGCGTGTACTACGCATTCGAGTACAACCCGAGCGCCTTCAACACGTTTGGCGGTGCACGCACCGACGATGATTGCCGCGTCCTCGATGTTGACCTCGAGCCGATTCCCGGTCTGTATGTTGGCGGCGTCGAGAACGGCAGCCTGTTCTGCACGCCGTACTATGACTGCGGCGGTTCCTGCTCGGGCCTGTCCATGGCTTCCGGCCGTATTGCCGCCCAGCATATGGCGGAGTACATCAAGCAGGCGTAA
- a CDS encoding ABC transporter permease: MIKTLTNILKDNWEWRTQIGHLAVFELKKRARGAVLGWAWLAIKPIVFVVVFWFALEVGLRASSTTSGAYPYFVWLVAGLIPWFFMSDMTNTGSDVLHRYPYLVNKVKFPLSGISTLYTLSTLLINSVLFVILMVIYTAYGMPWDIYLIQVPILLVLMSVFWNMVSIMNSQLSGMSKDFGQLMKALNNPFFWLSGILFNMQILGPAGFGWAADIMLFNPITFFVTAFRDALCEKVWFWEDPVFFGCFCIVFVVTLVVMVLVYRHFNEEVSDAL, from the coding sequence TTGATAAAAACACTCACCAATATCCTGAAGGACAACTGGGAATGGCGTACGCAAATTGGCCATCTCGCTGTCTTCGAACTGAAGAAGCGCGCGCGTGGCGCCGTGCTCGGATGGGCGTGGCTCGCCATTAAGCCCATCGTCTTCGTAGTCGTGTTCTGGTTCGCCCTTGAAGTTGGCCTGCGTGCAAGCAGCACCACGTCGGGAGCGTATCCGTACTTCGTATGGCTCGTCGCGGGCCTTATCCCGTGGTTCTTCATGTCCGACATGACCAATACCGGTTCCGACGTACTGCATAGGTATCCGTACCTGGTCAACAAGGTGAAGTTCCCGCTCAGCGGCATTTCCACGCTGTATACGCTTTCCACCTTGCTCATCAATTCGGTGTTGTTCGTGATCCTCATGGTCATATACACGGCGTACGGCATGCCCTGGGACATCTACCTCATTCAGGTTCCCATCCTGCTCGTGCTCATGTCGGTGTTCTGGAACATGGTTTCCATCATGAACTCGCAGCTCTCGGGCATGAGCAAGGACTTCGGCCAGCTCATGAAGGCACTGAACAATCCGTTCTTCTGGCTTTCGGGCATCCTGTTCAACATGCAGATTCTGGGTCCTGCGGGCTTTGGCTGGGCGGCCGATATCATGCTGTTCAACCCCATTACGTTCTTCGTTACCGCATTTCGCGATGCGCTCTGCGAAAAGGTCTGGTTCTGGGAAGACCCGGTCTTCTTTGGATGTTTCTGCATCGTCTTCGTGGTAACGCTTGTCGTGATGGTTCTGGTGTATCGCCACTTCAACGAGGAGGTGTCCGATGCCCTCTAG
- a CDS encoding pyridoxamine 5'-phosphate oxidase family protein, which translates to MEKALDYLAKSGTFYLATVDGDVPQVRPFGAVCEFEGKLYIVTNNQKDVYKQMKANPHVAVSGMVEGTWIRLRGVVAEDERREARVAMLEANPSLTAMYSADDGLMTVFRFEEGTATVCSFTDAPVEYAL; encoded by the coding sequence ATGGAAAAAGCTCTCGACTATTTGGCGAAAAGCGGAACGTTCTACCTGGCTACGGTAGACGGCGATGTTCCCCAGGTTCGCCCCTTCGGCGCGGTATGCGAGTTCGAAGGCAAGCTGTACATCGTCACCAACAATCAGAAGGACGTGTACAAGCAGATGAAGGCTAATCCGCATGTTGCGGTAAGCGGCATGGTCGAGGGCACGTGGATTCGTCTGCGTGGCGTTGTGGCGGAAGACGAGCGTCGCGAGGCTCGCGTTGCCATGCTCGAGGCAAACCCGTCGCTCACGGCCATGTACTCGGCTGACGACGGCCTCATGACCGTCTTCCGCTTCGAAGAGGGAACGGCTACGGTGTGCTCCTTCACCGATGCTCCCGTCGAGTACGCGCTGTAG
- a CDS encoding IspD/TarI family cytidylyltransferase: protein MVYAAILAGGSGTRMGNPNKPKQFWMMGDRPVIVHTIEKFCLVDEFQKIIVLSPATWLQQTQDIVSRYLGAFQHRIDIVAGGAERNDTIMNAIDHIEKAYGMDDDTIIVTHDAVRPFVDYRIIVENIAAAREHGACDTVIPATDTIVHSVDSSMIASIPNRAEYYQGQTPQSFNAKRLKKLFLELSDDEKAILTDACKVFVLKGEKVAMVRGSESNIKLTYTSDMRIARAMMEQEEEGHHA, encoded by the coding sequence ATGGTTTACGCGGCAATTCTCGCAGGCGGTTCGGGCACCCGTATGGGCAACCCCAATAAGCCCAAGCAGTTTTGGATGATGGGCGATCGCCCGGTGATCGTGCACACCATCGAGAAGTTTTGCCTGGTCGACGAGTTTCAGAAGATCATCGTGCTGTCTCCGGCAACATGGCTGCAGCAGACGCAGGACATTGTGAGCCGCTACCTGGGTGCATTCCAACATCGCATTGACATCGTTGCGGGCGGCGCCGAGCGCAACGACACCATCATGAATGCCATCGACCATATCGAGAAGGCGTATGGCATGGACGACGACACCATTATCGTCACGCACGATGCCGTGCGTCCCTTTGTCGATTACCGCATCATCGTGGAGAACATCGCTGCAGCACGCGAGCATGGTGCTTGCGATACGGTGATTCCCGCCACTGACACCATCGTTCATAGCGTCGACTCCAGCATGATTGCCTCCATACCGAATCGCGCGGAATACTATCAGGGCCAGACGCCCCAGTCTTTCAACGCCAAGCGCCTGAAGAAGCTCTTCCTGGAGCTTTCCGACGACGAAAAGGCCATCCTCACCGATGCGTGCAAGGTGTTCGTTCTGAAGGGCGAAAAGGTTGCAATGGTGCGTGGCAGCGAGAGTAATATCAAGCTCACGTACACCAGCGACATGCGCATAGCCCGCGCCATGATGGAGCAGGAAGAAGAGGGGCATCATGCTTAA
- a CDS encoding winged helix-turn-helix transcriptional regulator: MQQNELFGKCPYVTSQKVLSGKWSLYILHLLQDGPVRFNELQRRMPESMTHTTLSRQLKTLVNDGLVLRRVHSEIPPNVEYELSDVGMKFKNVLSALETWGNEYIAYLSQDEK, from the coding sequence ATGCAGCAGAACGAACTCTTTGGAAAGTGCCCGTACGTGACCTCGCAAAAGGTCCTCAGCGGAAAATGGTCGCTCTACATCCTTCACCTCTTGCAAGACGGCCCCGTGCGCTTCAACGAACTGCAACGGCGCATGCCCGAAAGCATGACGCACACGACGCTCTCCCGTCAGCTCAAAACGCTTGTCAACGATGGCTTGGTCCTCCGCCGCGTCCATTCCGAAATACCGCCCAACGTGGAATACGAACTAAGCGATGTGGGCATGAAGTTCAAGAACGTGCTTTCCGCACTTGAAACCTGGGGGAACGAGTACATCGCCTATCTTTCGCAGGACGAAAAGTAG
- a CDS encoding ATP-binding protein, with amino-acid sequence MIRKIIEINEEACNGCGICVDACHEGAIEIIDGKARLVRDDFCDGLGDCLPECPMGAISFVEREAAAYDEAAVAASKAKQAAFAAAAHRHAGGGCPGSAMRTFDRSAQAAASAPAAAAATCESQLTNWPVQIKLAPTRAPYFDGANLLIAADCCAYSYAAFHQDFIRNHVCVIGCPKLDMVDYTEKLTQIIANNDIKSVVVTRMEVPCCGGLEHAAVEALKASGKFLPWRVVTFSLDGRILE; translated from the coding sequence GTGATTCGAAAGATTATCGAAATTAACGAAGAGGCATGCAATGGTTGCGGCATTTGCGTGGATGCCTGCCATGAGGGTGCCATCGAGATCATTGATGGCAAGGCTCGTCTGGTACGTGACGATTTCTGCGATGGTTTGGGCGATTGCCTGCCCGAATGCCCCATGGGCGCCATTTCGTTCGTGGAACGCGAGGCTGCTGCGTATGACGAGGCGGCAGTTGCAGCTTCCAAGGCGAAGCAGGCTGCGTTTGCCGCGGCGGCTCATCGCCATGCAGGTGGCGGCTGTCCCGGTTCGGCTATGCGAACGTTCGACCGGTCCGCGCAGGCGGCTGCAAGCGCACCTGCGGCAGCTGCGGCGACATGCGAATCGCAGTTAACGAATTGGCCCGTGCAGATCAAGCTCGCACCTACGCGTGCGCCGTATTTTGATGGGGCAAACCTGCTTATCGCCGCAGACTGCTGCGCCTATTCGTATGCGGCGTTTCACCAGGACTTCATCCGCAATCACGTATGCGTTATCGGCTGCCCCAAGCTCGACATGGTGGACTACACCGAAAAGCTCACGCAGATCATTGCGAATAACGACATCAAGAGCGTTGTCGTAACGCGCATGGAGGTGCCGTGTTGCGGTGGCCTGGAGCATGCGGCGGTGGAGGCCCTGAAGGCGAGCGGCAAGTTCCTTCCTTGGAGGGTCGTTACGTTTTCCCTGGATGGCCGCATACTCGAATAA